From one Eptesicus fuscus isolate TK198812 chromosome 21, DD_ASM_mEF_20220401, whole genome shotgun sequence genomic stretch:
- the PPP1R37 gene encoding protein phosphatase 1 regulatory subunit 37, with protein sequence MENPPQEAPPGPGADGDAEEAPAEAQSPSPASSPTDGRLKAAAKRVTFPSDEDIVSGAVEPKDPWRHAQNVTVDEVISAYKQACQKLNCRQIPKLLRQLQEFTDLGHRIDCLDLKGEKLDYKACEALEEVFKRLQFKVVDLEQTNLDEDGASALFDMIEYYESATHLNISFNKHIGTRGWQAAAHMMRKTSCLQYLDARNTPLLDHSAPFVARALRIRSSLAVLHLENASLSGRPLVLLATALKMNMNLRELYLADNKLNGLQDSAQLGNLLKFNCSLQILDLRNNHVLDSGLAYICEGLKEQRKGLVTLVLWNNQLTHTGMAFLGMTLPHTQSLETLNLGHNPIGNEGVRNLKNGLIGNRSVLRLGLASTKLTCEGAVAVAEFIAESPRLLRLDLRENEIKTGGLMALSLALKVNHSLLRLDLDREPKKEAVKSFIETQKALLAEIQNGCKRNFVQAREREEKEQRLQLSASMPEITVTEPQPDEEPGDEPATQAQENGDPAPGPGLDSDSDSDSEGEEEDGERAVAPCPTPLPPTDSLGLGDRSPPGSPSSPTEQRISVSSPGRGHKVFVVTRVESPPERAEPPVPPSPRPPSPPALPSPPPSPALPPAEAISTRDPGSSEPQPQPEPPQAGPPLPNGLKPEFALALPPEPPPGPEAKAGSCGLEHELSCSKNEKELEELLLEASQESGQETL encoded by the exons CCCAGAACGTGACTGTGGACGAGGTCATCAGCGCTTACAAGCAGGCCTGCCAGAAGCTGAACTGCAGACAGATCCCCAAGCTCCTCAGGCAGCTCCAG GAGTTCACGGACCTCGGGCATCGCATTGACTGTCTGGACCTGAAAG GTGAAAAGCTCGACTACAAGGCCTGCGAGGCCCTGGAGGAGGTCTTCAAGAGGCTGCAGTTCAAGGTCGTGGATCTGGAGCAGACAAACCTGGACGAAGAT GGCGCCTCCGCCCTCTTTGACATGATTGAGTACTACGAGTCAGCCACCCACCTCAACATCTCCTTCAACAAGCACATCGGCACCCGGGGCTGGCAGGCCGCCGCCCACATGATGCGCAAG ACCAGCTGTCTGCAGTACCTGGATGCCCGCAACACGCCCCTGCTGGACCACTCCGCGCCCTTCGTGGCCCGTGCCCTGCGGATCCGCAGCAGCCTGGCCGTGCTGCACCTGGAGAACGCCAGCCTGTCGGGGCGGCCCCTCGTGCTGCTTG ccaCAGCCCTAAAGATGAACATGAACCTTCGGGAGCTGTACCTGGCCGACAACAAGCTCAATGGCCTGCAGGACTCAGCCCAGCTGGGCAACCTGCTCAAGTTCAACTGCTCCCTGCAGATCCTGGACCTCCGTAACAACCATGTGCTGGACTCAG GTCTGGCCTACATCTGCGAGGGCCTCAAGGAGCAGAGGAAGGGGCTGGTGACCCTGGTGCTGTGGAACAACCAGCTCACACACACGGGCATGGCTTTCCTGGGCATGACGCTG ccacacacacagagccTGGAGACGCTGAACCTGGGGCACAACCCCATTGGGAACGAGGGCGTGCGCAACCTCAAGAACGGCCTCATCGGCAACCGCAGCGTGCTGCGCCTTGGCCTGGCCTCCACCAAGCTCACCTGCGAGG GCGCGGTGGCGGTGGCGGAGTTCATCGCCGAGAGCCCCCGCCTCCTGAGACTGGACCTTCGGGAGAACGAGATCAAGACGGGCGGGCTCATGGCACTGTCCTTGGCCCTCAAGGTGAACCACTCCCTGCTGCGCCTGGACCTCGACCGAGAGCCCAAGAAGGAGGCG GTGAAGAGCTTCATCGAGACGCAGAAGGCACTGCTCGCCGAGATCCAGAATGGCTGCAAGCGCAACTTCGTGCAGGCGCGGGAGCGGGAGGAGAAGGAGCAGCGGCTGCAGCTGTCGGCCTCCATGCCCGAGATCACCGTCACCGAGCCCCAGCCCGACGAGGAGCCCGGGgacgagcctgccacccaggcgcAGGAGAACGGGGACCCGGCCCCCGGGCCCGGCCTGGACTCAGACTCAGACTCAGACtccgagggggaggaggaggatggggagagggctgtggccccctgccccaccccactgccccccacgGACTCCCTGGGCCTTGGGGATAGGAGCCCCCcaggcagcccttcctcccccactGAGCAGCGAATCTCCGTGTCCAGCCCAGGCCGAGGCCACAAAGTGTTCGTGGTGACTCGCGTGGAGAGCCCCCCCGAGAGAGCAGAGCCCCCTGTGCCGCCCTCTCCtcgtcctccctccccacctgccttgccttccccgcccccctcccctgccctgccacccGCTGAGGCCATCAGCACTCGGGACCCAGGGTCATCGGAGCCTCAGCCACAGCCAGAGCCGCCGCAGGCAGGGCCACCCCTGCCCAACGGCCTGAAGCCTGAGTTTGCCCTCGCACTGCCCCCAGAGCCGCCCCCGGGGCCCGAGGCCAAGGCGGGCAGCTGTGGCCTGGAACACG AACTGAGCTGCTCCAAGAACGAGAAGGAGCTCGAGGAGCTGCTTCTGGAAGCCAGTCAGGAATCTGGGCAGGAGACACTGTGA